The sequence GTCCTGGTCTTGTGCCGTAATCGGTTCAGGCACGAACCCGGCGGCATGCAACGTCGGATAAAACCGATTGCTCGGCCCGGCAAAATGCCGCTTGCGGTAGGCGGTTTCGAGCCCCGGGTTGATCCCGCAGAAGAGCACACGCATGTTCGGTCCGACAAGGTCGGGCACGAGTTTGTTCTCGTACTTTTCAAGTTCTTCCTTGGGAATGCGCTTGGCCATCGCGTCGACGTTAGCCCCACCGCGCCATGCTGAGCGACGTCGAAGCATCCCTTCTTATCCGTGACCCGGTCTGTTGCGAACCCGGAGATATCCCTCGGCTACGCTCGGGATGACGTTGGGAGGAAACGTTCACCCGATCTTCTGCAGCTTCGCGAACTCGAGGAGCAGGCGCTTTTCGCCGTGGTGTTGGAATTTGACGGTGACTTTGCTGCCGATCTCGTCCATCGCGTTGACAAAGCCGGTGCCGAACTTGGGGTGTCGAACGCGGTCACCGACTTGCAGACCGCTGCTGACTTTGGGCATGAAGTCGCCGATGGAGCCGAACCCGCCGCGACCGGTGCGGTCGTCGACGTCGAGCAAGTGCTCGGGGATCTCCTTGAGGAACTGCGACGTGGTGCCGGGCCGGCGCTCGCCACGGACGGTGCGCACCGCGGCACGGCTGAGCATCAGGTGCCGCTGAGCCCGCGTGATCCCGACGAACGCGAGTCGTCGTTCTTCTTCCATCTGGTCCGGGTCCATCGCCGCTCGGCTGTGCGGCAGACAGTCCTGCTCCAGACCGATCATCGCGACCGCGGGGAACTCCAACCCCTTGGCCGCGTGGAGCGTCATCAGCGTGACCGCCCCGCCGTCGGCCTGCAGCGCGTCGACATCGGAGAGCAGCGCGATCTGTGCGAGGTAGTCCACGAGCGTCCCGCCCTCCTCGCCCGCGTCAAACTCGGCGGCACTGCTGACGAGCTCGCTGAGGTTGGCGGCGCGGTCGCCTTCGGGATCTTCCTTGCGGACCGCTTTCTCCAAACCGCTCTCGGCGATGACGGCTTCCATGACGCGTTGCACCGGGCCGCCGTCCTCGTGGAACTCCCCGGTGAACATGTCGACCGGCTCGGCGGGTGCGGTGTCGAGCATGCCACGCCACTTGCGCATCAGCTTGGCGAACTTGCCGACTGCGGTGACGGCGCGGGCGTTGAGACCGTCGATGCTCTCCGCGTTGTGCAGCGCTTCGTAGACACTCACGCCGAGGTGGCGGGCGTGGGCGATGACGGTGTTGATCGTCGTTTGGCCGATGCCGCGCGTCGGATAGTTGAGGATGCGCAGCAGCGAGACCTCGTCGTCGGGGTTGGCGATGACCTTCAGGTAGGCGAGCGCGTCCTTGATCTCCTTGCGGCCGAAGAACTCGGTGCCGCGCACGATCTGGTACGGGATCTGGTGTTGCCGCAATGCGCCTTCGAGCACGCGGGTCAGGCTGTTCATGCGGTAGAAGACGGCCATGTCTTCCCAGTTGTGCCGCGGCTCGACGTCGTGGAGCTTCTGCAACCAACGGGCGACTTGGTCCGCCTCGTCGTACTCGTCCTGACAGTGAACGACGTCGATCAACGCACCGGCACCTTGGTCGGTGAACAGCCCTTTCTCCTTGCGGCCGGTGTTGTTCTTGATCAGCTCCGTCGCGGCGTCGAGGATGTTCTGGGTGCTGCGGTAGTTGCGTTCGAGCTTGACGATCTTTGCGTCGGGGTAGTCGTCCTCGAAGCTGAGGATGTTGCTGATGTCCGCCCCGCGCCACGCGTAGATGGATTGGTCCGGGTCCCCGACGACGGCGATGTTGCGGTGCCGCATCGCGAGCATGTGGGCGAGGATGTACTGGGCATGGTTCGTGTCCTGGTACTCGTCGATCATCAGGTAGTGGAACCGGTCCTGCAGTTGGTCGAGCACGGCGCGGTTGTCGCGCAGGCCCAACGCGACCTTCATGAGCATGTCGTCGAAGTCGAGCGCGTTGCTCTCCTCCAAAGCCGACTGGTAGTGCTTGTAGATCTTCGCGAGGTTGCGCTGGAAGAAGTCGGTCGCTTGCCCGGCGAACTCGTCGGGCGTCTGCAGCTTGTTCTTCGCGTTGGAGATGTGGGAGAGAACAGAGGACGGCGTGAAGTTGGTGCTGGACACGTCGGCCGACTTGAGCGCGGCTTTGACCGCGGCTGTCTGGTCGGCGGTGTCGTAGATCGTGAACCCGGGCTTGAAACCGAGCTCCTCGCCGTGCGTGCGCAGGATGCGCAGGCACAGCGAGTGGAACGTGCAGATCGTCGGCGAGTAGTCGGCCAGCCCGAAGAAGTTGGGCAGCTTCCGCCCGGTCACTTCCTCGACGCGATGCCGCATCTCGCCGGCGGCCTTGTTCGTGAACGTGATCGCACAGATCTGCCCGCCGGGGATGCCCTGGGCGAGCAGATACCCAACTCGCCGGGTGAGGACACGCGTCTTGCCCGACCCGGCTCCCGCGAGGATCAGCAACGGGCCGTCGATGTGGCTGGCAGCTTCCCGCTGCTCAGGCGTGAGGTCGTCAAGAAACGCGTCGGACACGAAGACACCGTAGGCCGGTTGATGTTTGGGCACCGTGCAGCTTCGACTCGACTAGACGACGAACCAGATCACAAACAGCGCCGCGGTCGACACCAAGGCGATGACCATCGGAACGATCGTCAGCAGGCCCATGATCGATGTCACACCCAAGTCTCCAATCACGGCCAACGTGAGGTAACCGGCTATCACCGAACCGATGGCAACCGGACCAGCAAAGACCATCACTGCAACGAACAACAGAATGCTGTCGTCATACCACTTGCTCTGAGCAACGGCACTCAAGAGCAATGTCGCGGCGAACGCGAAAATCCAGTTGATGACCAACAGTCGCTTCATGCCCTAAGCCGCGTTCTTGTCGCTGTTGGGCAGGTGCAGGCGTTCGACGATCTGCCGCGTCGCCGTGGACTTGTTGAGCGTGTAGAAGTGAAGGCCATCGACGCCTTGGAAGATCAGCTCTTCGCACTGGCGGACGGCGTGGTCGATGCCGGCCTTTTCGACCGCCGCTTCGTCGCCCTCGGCATCGAGCTTCTCCAGCGCGACCAGCAGGTGCTGCGGAATCTTCGCGCCGCACATCGTGACGAACCGCTTGATCTGCGGCAGCTTCTGAATCGGCATCATGCCCGCAACGATCGGCACGTCGACGCCGGCCTTTCGGGCATTGTCGCGGAAGGTGAGGAAGTCGTAGTTGTCGAAGAACAGCTGGGTAATGATCCCGCCCGCACCGGCGTC is a genomic window of Planctomycetota bacterium containing:
- a CDS encoding DUF3553 domain-containing protein, translated to MPKHQPAYGVFVSDAFLDDLTPEQREAASHIDGPLLILAGAGSGKTRVLTRRVGYLLAQGIPGGQICAITFTNKAAGEMRHRVEEVTGRKLPNFFGLADYSPTICTFHSLCLRILRTHGEELGFKPGFTIYDTADQTAAVKAALKSADVSSTNFTPSSVLSHISNAKNKLQTPDEFAGQATDFFQRNLAKIYKHYQSALEESNALDFDDMLMKVALGLRDNRAVLDQLQDRFHYLMIDEYQDTNHAQYILAHMLAMRHRNIAVVGDPDQSIYAWRGADISNILSFEDDYPDAKIVKLERNYRSTQNILDAATELIKNNTGRKEKGLFTDQGAGALIDVVHCQDEYDEADQVARWLQKLHDVEPRHNWEDMAVFYRMNSLTRVLEGALRQHQIPYQIVRGTEFFGRKEIKDALAYLKVIANPDDEVSLLRILNYPTRGIGQTTINTVIAHARHLGVSVYEALHNAESIDGLNARAVTAVGKFAKLMRKWRGMLDTAPAEPVDMFTGEFHEDGGPVQRVMEAVIAESGLEKAVRKEDPEGDRAANLSELVSSAAEFDAGEEGGTLVDYLAQIALLSDVDALQADGGAVTLMTLHAAKGLEFPAVAMIGLEQDCLPHSRAAMDPDQMEEERRLAFVGITRAQRHLMLSRAAVRTVRGERRPGTTSQFLKEIPEHLLDVDDRTGRGGFGSIGDFMPKVSSGLQVGDRVRHPKFGTGFVNAMDEIGSKVTVKFQHHGEKRLLLEFAKLQKIG